Proteins encoded together in one Chelonoidis abingdonii isolate Lonesome George chromosome 1, CheloAbing_2.0, whole genome shotgun sequence window:
- the PMCH gene encoding pro-MCH — MHISSYVLILIFSLFSQGFLLSISKSMRKVDDDDMILNALNIGEALWNGGKTEKTETTPTLAHYKMEDSSFLDEEEDRNPKFLNIGSKHNFISHGSPLNLGIKQLPYLALKGSMAFPADTEIQTIESIQERRETGDEENSAKFPIGRRDFDMLRCMLGRVYRPCWQV; from the exons ATGCATATTTCATCCTACGTGTTAATactaattttttctctcttttctcaaGGTTTTTTACTTTCAATTTCGAAGTCCATGCGAAAGGTAGATGATGATGATATGATACTAAATGCGCTCAATATAGGAGAAGCTCTTTGGAATGGaggtaaaacagagaagacagaGACTACACCTACTCTTGCGCACTACAAGATGGAGGACAGCAGCTTTCTGGATGAAGAGGAAGACAGAAACCCAAAATTCTTA AATATAGGTTCCAAACACAATTTCATAAGCCATGGTTCGCCACTGAACCTAGGTATAAAACAGCTACCTTATCTTGCATTGAAAGGATCTATGGCTTTTCCAGCTGACACTGAAATTCAGACTATTGAATCAATacaggaaaggagagagactgGAGATGAAGAAAACTCAGCTAAATTTCCTATAGGAAGGAGAGATTTTGACA tgctcAGGTGTATGTTGGGAAGAGTCTATCGACCTTGTTGGCAAGTTTGA